The genomic DNA CTTTCCAACAAACAGCAGAAAAGAAGAAAGTAAAGAGTAAGTCGAGGGTGAAAAGAGGATGCTTCATGATGACGCAAATCACTGATTGTTCTTTCCCGGCGATGTCATGAGTCGATTAACTTTGTCGAGACAAACACAAAACTACATTCTCAAAGTTGAAATGACGCTTGAAGTTGTTGACGAGAGCACAAACTTCAAATAGTGAAGCTAACGATAGCTCGCTGGCGTCATTTCCTTCTTGTCGTGCGTCCACACTTTAAAATGTGATGACGTCACATTCACACAAAGTCGTATCTTCTAGAATGTACGCACTAATGTTTGCATGTGGTATTGATTGTTGGCCTAATGGGAGGCCACAAGATAGCGAAAACCTCTTAAAGCACATTTAATGACGTGGCCCCAGAGCCtagtgggacaagcggtaggaaatgaatgGCTGGATGGGTTATAGATTAACCGTcagaaatgtttttttctgtgCATTCTGCTCATGAATGACTCTAAAAAGGAAATACTGTTGGTTTGACTCCGCCTCCAGTCTCGtgactttttttaagtaaaacatgAAAGTCAGCATCATTTCCTTTTTCAGTGACTTGCAGCTGGAATGTAACTTTGGACTAAACATTAGTTGCAATGGAAGAGTCATATATGCACAACACCCAacaccagtgaaattggcacgtttggtaaatccatccatccattttctactgcttgtccctttcgggttgctggagcctatctcagctgcattcgagtattcgatgatttgcaaatccttttcaacttatattcaattgaatagactgcaaagacaagatatttcatgttcacactgagaaactttgttcttttttgcaaataatcatgaacttagaatttaatggcagcaacacgttgcaaaaaaatgagtgagaaatgtgggagttgtgcttGTTTAAAAATtggcccgttcattttcaatgggcaaaATGTAACGGAAATTCGGGAAATCCTgggatatttttaaaacatttttttagggaGCTCATGAGagccgaacgttttgatactGGAACTGTTCCGATCGGATGCAAACTGTGGTGGAATGATAATAGTTGATTTTTGGGTGTAGAATCTCTACATGTGTGAATTATGGAATATCATTTCAATGAAGAGTAAAATGTCTAATTCAGTGTTAttatttgagtgggtcccgggcccctctgtagtgggaaAGTTGGGCTCCTTGTCAAAAAATATGTCATTTATAATGAattttacaaaagccaaaagcagtgaagttgtcaggttgtgtaaatggtaaataaaaagagaatacaacaaatccttttcaacttatattcaattgaatagactgcaaagacaagatattaaatatttaaactgagaaacgtaatttttttggcaaataatcatgaacttagaatgtaatggcagcaaaacattgcaaaaaaaggcatttttagcagtgtgttacatggcctttccttttaacaacactcagtaaaggtttgggaagtgaggagacacattttggaagtggaattctttcccattcttgcttgatgtacagcttaagttgttcaacagtctcccttctcatattttagctgccacacattttcaatgtctggactacaggcaggccagtctagtacccacactcttttactatgaagccatgctgttgtaacacatggcttggcattgtcttgctgaaataagcaggggcgtccatgcttggatggcaacatatgttgctccaaaagctgtatgtacatttcagcattaatggtgccttcacagatgtgtaagttacccatgtcttggccactaatacacccccataccatcacacttctgccttttacactttcaccctagaacagtccggatggttcttttcctctttggtccggaggacacaatgtccatagtttacaaaaacaatttgaaatgtggactcgtcagaccgcaacacacttttccactttgcatcagtccatcttggatgagttcgggcccagctaagccagcggcgtttctgggtgttgttgataaatggcttttgctttgcatagtagagttttaacttgcacttacagatgtaacgaccaactgtagttactgacagtggttttccgaagtgttcctgagctcatgtggtgatatcctttacacaccgatattgctttttgatgcagtaccacctgagggatccaaggtgtgtaatagcatggcttacgtgcagtgatttctcctcattctctgaaccttttgatgatattacggagcgtagatggtgaaatccctaaattccttgttgagaaatgttgttcttaaacaatttgctcaggcatttgttgacaaagtggtgaccctcgccccgtccttgtttgtgaacgactgagcatttcatggcagctgcttttatacccaatcatggcacccacctgttcccaattagcctgttcacctgtgggatggtccaaataagtctttgatgagcattcctcaactttctcactcttttttgccacttgtgccagcttttttgaaacatgttgcagccatcaaattgcaaatgagctaatatttgcaaaaaagaacaaagtttctcagtgtgaacatgaaatatgttgtctttgcagtctattcaattgaatatacactaccgttcaaaagtttggggtcacccaaacaatttagtggaatagccttcatttctaagaacaagactagactgtggagtttcagatgaaagttctctttttctggccattttgagcgtttaattgagcccacaaatgtgatgctccagaaagtcaatctgctcaaaggaaggtcagttttgtagcttctgtaacgagctaaagtgttttcagatgtgtgaacatgattgcacaagggttttctaatcatcaattagccttctgagccaatgagcaaacacattgtaccattagaacactggagtgatagttgctggaaatgggcctctatacacctatgtagatattgcaccaaaaagcagacatttgcagctagaatagtcatttaccacattagcaatgtatagagtgtatttctttaaagttaagactagtttaaagttatcttcattgaaaagtacagtgcttttccttcaaaaataaggacatttaccatatttaccatttacacaacgtgacaacttcactgcttttggcttttgtacttggcatataaatgtatatatactgtatttatatatatatatatatatatatatatatatatatatatatatatatatatatatatatatatatatattagggatgtccgataatggcttttgccgatatccgatattccgatattgtccaactctttaattaccgataccgatatcaaccgataccgatatcaaccgatatatacagtcgtggaattaacacattattatgcctaatttggacaaccaggtatggtgaagataaggtactttttaaaaaaaattataaaataatataactaaattaaaaacattttcttgaataaaaaagaaagtaaaacaatataaaaacagttacatagaaactagtaatgaatgaaaatgagtaaaattaactgttaaaggttagtactattagtggagcagcagcacgcacaatcatgtgtgcttacggactgtatcccttgcagactgtattgatatatattgatgtataatgtaggaagcagaatattgataactgaaagaaatgggggagggaggttttttgggttggtgcattaattgtaagtgtatcttgtgttttttatgttgatttaataaaaaaaaaaaaaaaaaaaaaaaaaaccgatacagataattaaaaaaaacgatactgccgatattatcggacatccctaatatatatatatatatatatatatatatatatatatatatatatatatatatatatatatatatatatatatatatatatatatatatatatatatatatatatatatgtgtgtgtatatatatatatgtatatgtgtgtatatatatataatgtatatgtgtgtatatatatatatgtatatatatatatatatttatatatgtgtgtgtgtgtgtgtgtgtgtatatatatatatatatatatatatgtatatatatatatatatatatgtatatatatatatatatgtatgtatatatatatatatatatatatgtatatatatatatatatgtatatatatatgtatatatgtatatatatatatatatatatatgtgtgtgtgtgtgtgtgtgtatatatatatatgtgtatatatgtatatatatgtatgtataaaacttGTGCTCCTTCTTCAAGGTTCCTAAGAAAGACATGAATGACTTTGCAGTTCTCTGCACGGGCCGCAAGATGCCCCTCATGGGTCTGGGGACGTGGAAGAGCGAGCGTGGAAAGGTAAAGGcgccaaactttttttttgtagtgCAATGCTACCTTGGTTTTTGTTTGCCACACTTCTTGTTTGATTCAGTTTTTACACCAGGAAGATATTTTGCAGGAAGTGATGTTGGCGTTACTGTATGTCTTTTGTCTTGGACTGAATTGAAATGACTTTGAATTACTGAGAGGCATATATTGTAGGATTTGGATTTGGAAGTTTATGCTACCGATTTTgatactgatcatccatgagtgagatcggccgatatcgATCACATGTATTACCTTAAAATGTTTCCGGTTTGTTTATGGCGAGTGTTATTgacatttaaacaatgtcaacacaaTTCTAGTTCCTTATTTTCTTATGTGACATGTGCTTGTTTGATctaaataaagtcaatagtacaaAATACGGTAAAGAAAAGCATAAACTACCATCTATGTTTTGGGTTTTGCtctcaaagtcctcttgtgtccagaaaattattccctgagtttgaaaacattaacaaaaatgacataaaaatGATTTTGAGCAAatgaaaatatcaatgtaatcacagtatccatcattcatccatccattttttaccgcttgttcctttcgagGTCAGggggggttacaccctggacaagtcaccacctcattgcagggttaacacagacagacaacattcacacatttagtTTCAAACCATATTAGCCTTTAGCTATTAGAatagaagaatagaatagaatatatctttattgtcattgtacaacgaaattgtaagcaaaactaatttagtgcaaattcataacacataaacccataagaacatagataaatagataaaaatacataaaaatagcaagcacacagctcacatgcacagtcattattgtcgtcttgtgttcagcgacactattgctctcaggtaaaaagtgttcttaagtctgtttgtccggcattttattgtcttgtacctcctgcccgagggcagcagttcaaagaGTTTATGTCCAGGGTGggatgggtcccttatgatgttttgggactttttgaggcacctggcagTGTACACTTCATCTAGGGAGGGGAGAGTGTGTGTAACACGCCCTCCAGTGATAACACTACATGATATTTGCcacaatggaggtgattattatctcAGAGGAGTGGCGTTTGTGCTTTGTTGCGATGACGGTCAGGACGTACAGCTCGTGATGCGTTTAAGTGTAAGCTTTGCGTGTCGCAGGTCAAGCAGGCCGTCTTGTGGGCCCTGCAGGCCGGGTACCGCCACATCGACTGCGCCGCCATTTACGGCAACGAGGCGGAGATCGGAGACGCCCTCCAGGAGACGCTGGACCACAACAACGTGAATGACAGCACCGTtttgaaagtgttgtttttgagggGAGGCGGGGCTAACATGCGGCTGTGGCGTGCAGGCTCTGAGGCGAGAGGACGTGTTCGTCACGTCCAAGCTGTGGAACACGCGACATCACCCTGAGGACGTGGAGCCGGCGCTCCTACAAACCCTGAAGGACCTGCGGCTGGAATATTTGGACCTCTACCTGATCCACTGGCCACACGCCTTCCAGTGAGCAACCTCACTTCCTGTTATTTAGCCTCTGTCCTTTTCTTTGCAACATGTCCACCTCGCCTCTAGACGCGGAGACACACCTTTCCCCAAAAAGGAGGACGGCTCGGTGCTGTACGACCAGGTGGACTACAAGCTGACGTGGGCCGCCATGGAGAAGCTGGTGGGGAAGGGTTTGGTGCGCGCCATCGGCCTGTCCAACTTCAACAGCCGGCAGGTGGACGACATCCTGTCTGTGGCCAGCATTAAGCCCGCCGTCCTGCAGGTACGCCAACTCCTCTTTTTGCTCACTCACCTTTATTACGTCGTTAAAGTAACAGGACGTAACGTGAGCACCCTTtggaaaaaagaggaacattgagGGAAAAAAAGATGACCATTTTTTAtcagcacaaagtgctgccatGCAAACACGGAAAGaaaaagactacatttcctgcaattgaggAGCATTTGTACTGCATATTTCACCTTCAGATTTATTCTCATCCaacaacctcttttggctgtctttttcacATGCGCTGTACCAcaccatttgttgttgttttagtagatcatttactaacattattattagggatgtccgataatggctttttgccgatatccgatatgccgatattgtccaactctttaattacagataccgatatcaaccgataccgatatcaaccgatatatacagtcgtggaattaacacattattatgcctaatttggacaaccaggtatggtgtagataaggtacttttttaaaaaatgaatcaaataaaataagataaatacat from Entelurus aequoreus isolate RoL-2023_Sb linkage group LG27, RoL_Eaeq_v1.1, whole genome shotgun sequence includes the following:
- the akr1a1b gene encoding aldo-keto reductase family 1 member A1-B, with product MNDFAVLCTGRKMPLMGLGTWKSERGKVKQAVLWALQAGYRHIDCAAIYGNEAEIGDALQETLDHNNALRREDVFVTSKLWNTRHHPEDVEPALLQTLKDLRLEYLDLYLIHWPHAFQRGDTPFPKKEDGSVLYDQVDYKLTWAAMEKLVGKGLVRAIGLSNFNSRQVDDILSVASIKPAVLQVESHPYLAQVKLQAHCRARGLVMTAYSPLGSPDRAWKHPDEPVLLEENAIAALANKYKKSPAQIILRWQTQRGVVTIPKSVTESRIQENIEVFDFTLEAEEMSGIAALNKDWRYIVPMVQVDGKQVPRDAGHPHYPFNDPY